One window from the genome of Cucumis melo cultivar AY chromosome 12, USDA_Cmelo_AY_1.0, whole genome shotgun sequence encodes:
- the LOC103487765 gene encoding uncharacterized protein LOC103487765 produces the protein MREFSAPKSVVMNIKLPKKFLHLFAKAALFLIFFFFFFFFVYFSLSSDFFNHTNFWFFLSNTLIFIIALDSGAFSSPSSFIPAAKPNPTSPQHNFNNTIVVNELPNSPIPAQKEEEEEEEEEEEITIPLTTEISIPPKFNNPIKPYQRSKSEKDIKRMAGKAKKITMKRSKTMIRQDATSTKEKEEEEEEEEEEKNEFTKMTDEELNRRVEEFIERFNRQIRLQQINEH, from the exons ATGAGAGAATTTTCAGCACCAAAATCAGTAGTAATGAACATAAAATTACCCAAAAAGTTTCTCCATTTATTTGCAAAGGCAGCTTTGtttcttatcttcttcttcttcttcttcttcttcgtttacttctctctttcttctgaTTTCTTCAACCATACCAACTTCTGGTTTTTCCTTTCCAACACTCTCATTTTCATCATTGCCCTCGATTCCGGCGCCTTCTCTTCGCCTTCTAGCTTCATCCCCGCCGCAAAACCCAACCCAACCTCTCCACAACATAACTTTAATAACACTATAGTCGTTAATGAACTTCCTAATTCACCCATACCAGCtcagaaggaagaagaagaagaagaagaagaagaagaagaaataacaATCCCACTTACCACAG AAATTTCAATTCCTCCTAAATTTAATAATCCAATTAAACCTTACCAACGAAGCAAGtcagagaaagatatcaaacgGATGGCAGGGAAGGCGAAAAAGATTACGATGAAGAGATCAAAGACAATGATAAGACAGGACGCGACATCgacaaaagagaaagaagaagaagaagaagaagaagaagaagaaaagaacgaGTTTACAAAAATGACAGATGAAGAATTAAATAGAAGAGTCGAAGAATTTATCGAAAGATTCAATAGACAAATAAGACTCCAACAAATAAATGAACACTAG
- the LOC103487757 gene encoding uncharacterized protein LOC103487757, which produces MAVLPSIHPISLFRPKIPTPKSSFTPNAELIRPQKMRVPFKLKDEQNRIFHQLPSGLQMEVIVQKGSPKSSQSIPSILQRPPLLFLHGSYHAAWSWAEHWLPFFSASGFDCYAISLLGQGESDSPSASVAGTLQTHASDIADFIRTSFAIPPVLLGHSFGGLIVQYYIANSNHGHFSDTEGLFPRLTGAVLICSVPPSGNSGLVRRYLFTKPIAAFKVTLSLAAKAFQTSLSLCKETFFSATMEDHLVLRYQELMKESSRMPLFDLRKLNASLPVPSLPKSCIEVLVLGASDDFIVDGEGLNETGRFYNVTPICVQGVAHDMMLDCSWQKGAQAILTWLDCLGS; this is translated from the exons ATGGCTGTTCTTCCCTCTATCCATCCCATTTCCCTCTTCCGACCCAAAATTCCCACTCCAAAATCCTCCTTCACCCCTAATGCCGAGCTCATTAGACCCCAGAAAATGCGAGTTCCATTCAAGCTGAAGGACGAACAGAACCGCATTTTCCACCAACTCCCCTCTGGTCTTCAAATGGAGGTTATTGTGCAAAAGGGTTCTCCCAAATCATCCCAATCAATCCCTTCAATTCTACAACGCCCTCCTCTCCTCTTTCTCCATGGAAGCTACCATGCTGCTTGGTCTTGGGCAGAACACTGGCTCCCATTCTTTTCCGCTTCTGGGTTCGATTGCTATGCCATTAGCTTGTTGGGTCAG GGTGAAAGTGATTCACCATCTGCATCTGTTGCTGGCACTCTCCAG ACACATGCGAGTGATATTGCTGACTTCATTCGTACAAGTTTTGCAATACCACCAGTTTTGCTTGGACACTCGTTTGGAGGTCTTATTGTACAGTATTACATAGCAAACAGCAATCATGGCCATTTTTCAG ATACAGAAGGATTGTTCCCAAGGCTTACTGGAGCTGTTCTTATCTGTTCTGTGCCTCCCTCCGGCAACAG TGGACTCGTACGACGCTATCTCTTTACAAAACCCATTGCTGCATTTAAG GTGACACTCAGTTTGGCAGCAAAGGCTTTTCAAACATCTCTTTCTCTTTGCAAGGAGACATTTTTCTCTGCGACAATGGAGGATCATCTTGTTTTGCG ATATCAAGAGCTGATGAAAGAAAGCTCAAGGATGCCATTATTTGATCTGAGGAAATTGAATGCATCTCTTCCAGTACCTTCTCTTCCCAAATCTTGCATTGAAGTACTAGTGCTTGGTGCAAGTGATGATTTCATTGTG GATGGTGAAGGATTGAATGAAACAGGCAGATTTTACAATGTGACACCAATCTGCGTACAAGGAGTCGCTCATGACATGATGTTGGATTGTTCTTGGCAAAAAGGTGCACAAGCTATCTTAACGTGGCTTGATTGTTTAGGATCATAA
- the LOC127144481 gene encoding protein TIFY 5A-like: MAVLPISMDQNCNLELRLSPSSSTFLSDRDSGDHPHHSHPRLHQFLDDECNKNSQQQMTIFYNGRVCVADFTEDQAKAIIMLASRHVEERSTIPQQKLKPRSTSPEQCHREAVSGSGSGSGSGLSMKRSLQRFLQKRKNRIQSASPYNY, from the exons ATGGCGGTTCTCCCCATTTCCATGGACCAAAATTGCAACTTGGAACTTCgtctttctccttcttcttctacGTTTCTCTCTGATCGTGATTCCGGCGACCACCCTCACCACAGCCACCCTCGTCTCCACCAGTTCTT GGATGATGAATGTAACAAAAATTCTCAGCAGCAGATGACCATTTTCTATAATGGTAGAGTTTGTGTTGCGGATTTTACAGAGGATCAGGCTAAAGCTATAATAATGCTTGCATCAAGACACGTCGAGGAGAGATCGACAATTCCTCAACAGAAATTGAAACCTCGATCTACGTCGCCGGAGCAGTGTCATCGCGAAGCTGTTTCTGGTTCTGGTTCCGGTTCCGGTTCTGGGCTCTCTATGAAGCGATCTTTGCAGAGGTTTTTACAGAAAAGGAAGAACAGGATTCAATCTGCTTCACCTTACAATTATTAA